The Amycolatopsis nigrescens CSC17Ta-90 genomic interval GAACTCCGTCGGCAGCACCGCCGCGCCGGCCGGCTGCACGCGCCCCGGCTGCTGGCCCTGCTCGGCGGGACCGCGCGGAGCAGGCCCCGGCAAGCGGATCACGGTCTGGTCCGGGCTGATCGGCGACGAGGTCGGCGGCAGCGGCCGAGGCTTCGGCGGCAACGCCACCGGCAACTCGACCCGTTCCTGGCCCGGCAGGCTGACCTGGTGGGTGTGCTCCGGGTCGATCACGATCGGGCCGACCGCGATCCCGAACGCGCCCATCGCCGCGGTGGACGCCAGCGCCACCCCGACCTTCACCTTCGACCCGATCAGCAGGCCCTTCAACGTCGCGGCCATACCGGTGCCGGCACCGGCCGAACCCGCGCTGGAAGCGGTACCCAGCAGCGAAGCGGCGGCCGGCACCAGCAGCACCAGCACACCCGCGTGCGCCCGCAGGGAAGAACAGACATCGCGCAGCTCGGCGTGCATCGCCCGGCAGTCCGCGCAGCCGAGCAGATGGGCGCGGATCTTGCGGGCCTCCGACCCGGTCACGCTGCCCGCGGTGTAGCCGCCGAGCTTCTCCATCACCGACCGGCAGCCCACGTCCGAACTGCGGTTCACCGCCAGATGCGCCTGCAGGTAGGCGGCCCGCAGGCCCAGCCGCGCGCGGCGGGCCAGCGCCGCGGTCGCGTTCGCGCTCAACCCGAAGTGCGGGGCCACCACCGCGGGCTGCTCGCCCTCGACCTCGGTCTGCCACAGCACGGTGCGCCAACGCTCCGGCAGGCTGGTGAACGCGGTGGTGATCAGCGTGTGCTCGGCGCTGCGCGCGGGGTTG includes:
- a CDS encoding sigma factor yields the protein MTEQGTMPPPAVSGSDEQALLARLRGGEDAAFGELFELHAAAVRRLALGLANDRSEAEDITAETFFRVLQALRRGAGPRDHVRAYLLTVARRVSWEWHGARRDVPVTDDELTHRAGAGVDNPARSAEHTLITTAFTSLPERWRTVLWQTEVEGEQPAVVAPHFGLSANATAALARRARLGLRAAYLQAHLAVNRSSDVGCRSVMEKLGGYTAGSVTGSEARKIRAHLLGCADCRAMHAELRDVCSSLRAHAGVLVLLVPAAASLLGTASSAGSAGAGTGMAATLKGLLIGSKVKVGVALASTAAMGAFGIAVGPIVIDPEHTHQVSLPGQERVELPVALPPKPRPLPPTSSPISPDQTVIRLPGPAPRGPAEQGQQPGRVQPAGAAVLPTEFGGQPVPGSGQSAEQPGTDPRLDPPETPPEEPAESSAMESSPRIDPEPTEETSPDCTTPARTSEPTTLPGDTSTRTLTDSSNAEAGAGSGAEAGSAAADGTGASTGESEQSGSSG